The following are encoded in a window of uncultured Sphaerochaeta sp. genomic DNA:
- the asd gene encoding aspartate-semialdehyde dehydrogenase, whose protein sequence is MEKKIKVAVMGATGAVGQVFMWMLADHPWFELTYATASASRVGLKYASTVHWVMPFEMPKKIRDVEVKEFNIEAMQEEGVQIVFSALPAEVASEAEPQLRDNGFFVFSNAASMRYDPNVPILIPETNIEQLDLVQAQGYPEKGFVVTNANCVTTGLAMALAPLRKYGIKNIMLHSYQSVSGAGYPGLSSFDITDNCIPFIRGEEEKIEKEIKKILTIDPEVYCFTVRVPVMFGHLEAVWLDLEQDVEVEDIVKDWADFKNVPDLPSTAAQPVEYGSDPTFPQPKYAFWGNPSGMVVYTGRLKKKNGKIGFLLMVNNIVKGAAGGSIQNAEAFVKKFGLI, encoded by the coding sequence ATGGAGAAGAAAATTAAAGTTGCCGTAATGGGTGCCACAGGTGCAGTTGGACAGGTTTTTATGTGGATGCTTGCAGATCATCCTTGGTTTGAGCTCACGTATGCAACAGCATCAGCTTCTCGTGTCGGCTTGAAATATGCTTCCACAGTGCACTGGGTAATGCCATTTGAAATGCCCAAGAAAATCAGGGACGTGGAAGTAAAGGAATTTAATATTGAAGCAATGCAGGAAGAAGGGGTACAGATTGTGTTCTCCGCCCTTCCCGCCGAGGTTGCCAGTGAAGCTGAACCACAGCTTCGAGATAATGGATTCTTTGTCTTCTCGAACGCCGCTTCCATGCGTTATGATCCCAATGTTCCCATTCTTATCCCGGAAACCAATATTGAACAGCTTGATCTTGTACAGGCACAAGGATATCCCGAAAAGGGTTTTGTGGTAACCAATGCCAACTGCGTCACCACTGGGTTGGCAATGGCTCTGGCCCCACTGCGAAAATATGGTATCAAGAATATCATGTTGCACAGCTACCAGAGCGTCAGTGGAGCAGGCTATCCAGGTCTCTCTTCCTTCGATATCACCGATAACTGTATTCCCTTCATTAGGGGAGAGGAAGAGAAGATCGAGAAAGAGATCAAGAAGATCCTTACCATTGATCCAGAGGTATATTGTTTCACCGTTCGAGTACCGGTCATGTTTGGACACCTTGAAGCTGTCTGGTTGGATCTGGAGCAGGATGTTGAGGTTGAGGACATTGTCAAGGATTGGGCAGATTTCAAGAATGTACCAGACCTTCCTTCCACCGCAGCACAGCCTGTTGAATATGGTTCGGATCCCACCTTCCCACAGCCCAAGTATGCCTTCTGGGGAAATCCCAGTGGAATGGTGGTGTACACCGGCCGCTTGAAGAAGAAGAATGGAAAGATTGGATTCCTCTTGATGGTCAACAACATCGTAAAGGGCGCAGCTGGTGGTTCAATCCAGAATGCTGAAGCCTTTGTGAAGAAGTTCGGCCTTATTTAA
- a CDS encoding NUDIX domain-containing protein — MREYWDLYDHARKPLGRIHQRGLPLGEGEYHVVVSVWTVNQDGKILITLRSEEKELFPGHWENTAGSVMRGETSLDAALRELREETGIEASPEEITCLGTVLKVASFVDIFLVRKMLDPDSIQLQKGETTAYRWVSYDELKEMDRQGKLAFPLFSPFQMAMENEC, encoded by the coding sequence ATGAGGGAATATTGGGATCTCTATGACCATGCGAGAAAGCCACTGGGAAGAATTCACCAGAGAGGCCTCCCCCTAGGTGAGGGTGAGTATCATGTTGTGGTTTCAGTGTGGACGGTGAATCAGGATGGGAAAATACTCATCACCCTCCGTTCTGAAGAGAAGGAACTGTTCCCCGGGCATTGGGAGAATACCGCAGGATCGGTAATGAGAGGGGAGACCAGTTTGGATGCTGCACTGAGGGAGTTGAGGGAAGAGACCGGCATTGAAGCTTCCCCTGAAGAAATCACCTGCTTGGGGACCGTGCTCAAAGTAGCTTCATTTGTCGATATCTTTCTGGTGAGAAAAATGCTTGACCCCGATTCCATTCAACTGCAGAAAGGAGAGACTACTGCCTACCGTTGGGTTTCCTACGATGAGTTGAAAGAGATGGACAGACAAGGCAAGCTTGCCTTTCCTCTTTTCTCCCCTTTCCAGATGGCAATGGAAAACGAATGCTAA
- a CDS encoding transcriptional regulator — translation MSSLLLAIVGAGKADSLMQLAKESGSSGGTILRGRGTASSSLLCLLGLGDADKEVLLTLVDDGVEQTVWDALSRFPHTRGLLASVPASRNEEHPVVKEHSFDLIYMICASGFADDIMAAARKAGAGGGTIIEGRGTATSEDIAFFSASLVPEKEMLIILLPHTERDAVMEAVSKLSFLQEEGSGIAFSVPVQKVATLR, via the coding sequence ATGAGTAGCTTGTTGTTGGCTATTGTAGGAGCAGGAAAAGCAGATTCACTCATGCAACTTGCAAAAGAGTCAGGGAGCAGTGGGGGTACCATTCTCAGGGGACGCGGTACTGCCTCAAGTTCATTGCTCTGTCTCTTGGGCCTAGGCGATGCAGACAAGGAAGTGTTGCTTACCTTGGTTGATGATGGAGTTGAACAAACGGTTTGGGATGCCCTTTCAAGATTTCCCCATACCAGAGGATTGCTTGCATCTGTTCCTGCAAGCAGGAATGAGGAGCATCCAGTTGTGAAAGAGCATTCATTTGACTTGATATACATGATCTGTGCAAGCGGCTTTGCTGATGATATCATGGCCGCAGCCCGTAAGGCAGGGGCCGGAGGTGGGACGATCATCGAAGGAAGGGGAACGGCAACCTCAGAGGATATTGCTTTTTTCTCAGCATCCTTGGTTCCCGAGAAAGAAATGCTCATAATCCTTCTTCCCCACACAGAACGTGATGCGGTAATGGAAGCAGTATCCAAGCTTTCTTTCTTACAAGAAGAGGGAAGCGGAATAGCCTTTAGTGTTCCAGTACAAAAGGTTGCTACACTCAGATAG
- a CDS encoding DUF1538 domain-containing protein, translated as MEALKKVKEVGLSILPVLLLVTLLHFFVTPLSEGMLSSFLIGGVLIILGLSLFLLGTDIGLIPIGERIGSAVTRKKRLSLLLITALLVGMAIIFAEPNISVLLEQVSLVAPSISPLSMLLSIALGVGIFLMIAMVRVILHVGLKWVYAISYLLLLVLGIFSKPDFLGIAFDSGGAATGPLAVPFIMALGVGIAHVQKSQTDADNFGYVSLALIGPTMAMLVLSLFSGDGNTAVQSTSSVPQIQPFLSLFVPSTQQVLSSLFPLVVLCILYQIFLVRMPARQLIRMAFGLVYASLGLILFFVGVNGGFIPVGYQIGYQLGQLNESLLLLFGLVIGAVTVLSEPSVAVLIDQVQEITQGHLRKPIMLAALSIGVGGSGLMAMFRIIHSLPIWYFLVPVYGLAVLLSFRVPDLFVGLSFDSGSVSSGPLASTFILSFAIGASTSVGGDPVSDAFGVIIFVSMTPVVIVQLLGLLYKRKQAKLKKGGKGQ; from the coding sequence ATGGAGGCGCTTAAAAAGGTGAAGGAAGTGGGGCTTTCCATCCTCCCTGTCCTCTTGCTGGTAACGTTACTCCATTTCTTTGTAACTCCATTGAGCGAAGGGATGCTCTCCTCCTTTCTCATTGGTGGGGTGCTGATTATTCTCGGCCTTTCCCTATTCTTGCTTGGCACTGATATTGGTCTTATCCCGATCGGAGAGCGAATAGGATCTGCGGTAACGAGAAAGAAGCGGCTCTCCCTGTTGTTGATTACCGCTTTATTGGTAGGTATGGCAATCATCTTTGCCGAGCCGAATATCAGTGTCTTACTCGAGCAAGTCTCGCTGGTAGCTCCCTCCATTTCTCCTCTCTCCATGCTTCTATCTATAGCTCTCGGTGTTGGCATTTTCCTGATGATTGCCATGGTCCGTGTGATCCTGCATGTAGGGCTGAAGTGGGTCTACGCAATCAGCTATCTTCTACTGCTTGTACTGGGAATATTCAGCAAACCTGATTTCCTGGGTATTGCCTTTGACAGCGGTGGAGCGGCAACAGGTCCCCTTGCTGTTCCCTTTATTATGGCTCTTGGTGTTGGTATTGCTCACGTACAGAAAAGCCAAACGGATGCAGACAACTTCGGCTACGTTTCCTTGGCCCTTATTGGTCCTACCATGGCCATGTTGGTGCTTTCCCTCTTCAGTGGAGATGGCAATACAGCTGTGCAGAGTACTTCATCAGTACCGCAGATACAGCCCTTTCTCTCGCTCTTTGTTCCAAGCACACAGCAGGTACTTTCCTCCTTGTTTCCACTGGTCGTGTTATGCATCCTCTACCAGATATTCCTGGTGAGAATGCCAGCCAGGCAGTTGATTCGTATGGCATTTGGTTTGGTGTACGCCAGTCTTGGCCTTATCCTGTTTTTCGTTGGGGTGAATGGTGGGTTTATCCCGGTCGGTTACCAGATCGGTTATCAGCTTGGACAGCTCAATGAGAGCCTCTTGCTACTATTTGGACTGGTTATCGGTGCGGTTACGGTACTCAGCGAGCCATCGGTAGCCGTTTTAATCGATCAGGTACAGGAGATAACCCAAGGTCATCTGAGAAAGCCAATAATGCTTGCAGCCCTCTCAATCGGAGTAGGGGGGAGCGGTCTGATGGCCATGTTCCGTATCATACACAGTCTTCCTATCTGGTACTTCCTGGTTCCTGTCTATGGCCTTGCAGTGCTGCTCTCTTTCCGGGTACCGGACCTTTTTGTAGGCCTTTCCTTCGATAGTGGAAGTGTAAGTTCAGGCCCTCTGGCTTCTACGTTCATTCTCAGTTTTGCCATAGGCGCCTCTACCTCAGTCGGGGGCGACCCTGTCAGTGATGCATTCGGGGTTATCATTTTTGTCTCCATGACACCGGTGGTGATAGTCCAACTCTTAGGCTTGCTCTACAAACGAAAACAAGCCAAGCTGAAAAAAGGAGGAAAAGGACAATGA